GCCTCGTGGTAATACGTTGAAGCAGTTGCAACAGCAGTCTGGTTGCAAGATTGCTATTCGAGGCCGCGGATCCGTGAAGGAAGGAAAGACTGCCATTGATTTACCGAAAGGTGCAATGAATATGAATGAACCTTTGCATTGTATTATAACAGCGGATACGGAAGAGAAAATTCCGTTGGGAATCAATGCTGTTGAAGGCATTATTATAAAAGCAATTACATCTCCTGAAGGACAAAATGACTTGAAGAGAGGACAGCTAAGAGAATTGGCTGTTTTAAATGGTACTTTAAGAGAAGATAACCGTCCATGTCCTTCATGTGGTCAACAAGGTCATAGAAAGTGGGAGTGTCCCACTTACCCGTCATTATCATCTACTGTAATTTGTCAAAATTGTAACCAACCAGGACATACAGCTAGAGATTGTACAACAGAGGTGAATGAATTTGGTAAAAGATCAAACGAGGTGCCTGAGCCAACTCATACTAAGAGGCCTCATCATGAAGTATCCCATCCCAGCGCACCTTCTCAGGCGGCAAAGCTTTTaccttctccttcaattcCCAGTACATTAGCAGCTCCTGGCACTTCTTCTGCCCTTGCTCCCGGTACATATTCGACAGTTAGCAATATGTCTATTCCACCAGGTACAGTGTTCCCACCTGCAGCACCATCTATAAGTTTACCACCGCCACCACCGCCACCAccgccaccaccaccgGCGCCACCGGCGCCGCCTGCCCCACAAGCACCCCTGACATCCTCGGTACCACCTGAAATCAAGGATGCACCTCAGCTTTAAGATTCTGaatttagaaataaaattaatttcaagtaatttaaaaaagataaataaTTGCTACATAATTTTTATCTATTTGAATAGATCACTTTCTCCTTTCTATATCCCAATTCCGCGCCAACGATACCAGTCTTGACAGATCCGGTTTGGCAGTTTCTTGGTTATCGTccataaatatatattcaatatattcccTTTCAATCCCATCCTGCATTGCCTTTCTCTTAACGACTGTAGGATACCTGGAGGCAATTTTTTCTTGAGTAATCGGGGAACCATGCGTATGTTCGTACTGTTTGTATGCTTCCAGAATTAAAATTCTGTTTTGACTGTCCTTTTTCTGGGCAAAATGGTTTAATgccttttcaaatatggATCTGGTCTGATTTTTATTATCCTCAGTGATTTCgaattcttcttcatcactctcttcatcttcgttCTCATTAATTTTCTGTTCGTAAGCCGCTAGC
This region of Eremothecium cymbalariae DBVPG#7215 chromosome 4, complete sequence genomic DNA includes:
- the MSL5 gene encoding mRNA splicing protein MSL5 (similar to Ashbya gossypii AGL183C) — protein: MMDRGRIPATAYDSLWGASARENSIVSQVPLQYRIRSALTQEQQTAYQVMFRIQEISTKLRTSDLTPPKSRIRSVSPPPVYDSQGKRTNTSEHRYRKKLEEERHRLVEIALKMIPHFVAPDDYRRPSKFQDKYYIPINDYPEINFVGLLLGPRGNTLKQLQQQSGCKIAIRGRGSVKEGKTAIDLPKGAMNMNEPLHCIITADTEEKIPLGINAVEGIIIKAITSPEGQNDLKRGQLRELAVLNGTLREDNRPCPSCGQQGHRKWECPTYPSLSSTVICQNCNQPGHTARDCTTEVNEFGKRSNEVPEPTHTKRPHHEVSHPSAPSQAAKLLPSPSIPSTLAAPGTSSALAPGTYSTVSNMSIPPGTVFPPAAPSISLPPPPPPPPPPPPAPPAPPAPQAPLTSSVPPEIKDAPQL